The following proteins are encoded in a genomic region of Phragmites australis chromosome 9, lpPhrAust1.1, whole genome shotgun sequence:
- the LOC133929076 gene encoding protein NUCLEAR FUSION DEFECTIVE 4-like: MSSPSSPHWLSLVGSVWLQTINGPNADFPVYSSQLKEIKGISQVQLNFLAFASDAGKIFGWFAGVAALYIPLWVVAITGAAFGLVGYGVQFLFLEKAGLAYWHLFLLTSLAGNGICWINTVCYLLCIKNFPSDSRVAVSLATSYLGLSAKFYTTMAEAIPKAATARYSTTKVYLLLNAIVPMIVTLVAAPSLRVVELKDRKRTEAPFLAMFAITLATGACAIVDSVGYKPIGVSSREHMVSFYVFLALPVLIPVALRVRERVAKIRETKWENRVHDHDSDGPETAVSVVELEAEDKQEREQGQEPEQSDQEEVGGIRLLRRIDFWLYFFSYMFSGTLGLVFLNNLGQIAESRGLADASTLVSLSSSFGFFGRLLPAFLDYYTAKSGYSLSRTASMASLMAPMSVAFFVLLHPRDMFLYASTAVVGTCTGAITSVAVSATSELFGTKNFGVNHNVLVANIPLGSLCFGYLAAFLYQRGAHGSNRCLGAACYRDTFLLWGAMCAVGTALCTVLYARSRGFAGRLPR, from the exons ATGTCTTCTCCTTCGTCACCCCATTGGCTGAGCTTGGTCGGGAGCGTCTGGCTCCAGACCATCAACGGCCCCAACGCCGACTTCCCCGTCTATTCGTCTCAGCTCAAGGAGATCAAGGGCATCTCCCAGGTGCAGCTCAACTTCCTcgccttcgcctccgacgccggGAAGATCTTCGGCTGGTTCGCCGGGGTGGCCGCTCTGTACATCCCACTGTGGGTGGTGGCAATCACCGGCGCGGCCTTTGGCCTCGTCGGGTACGGCGTCCAGTTCCTCTTCCTGGAGAAGGCCGGGCTCGCGTACTGGCACCTATTCCTGCTCACCTCCCTCGCCGGCAATGGCATCTGCTGGATCAACACGGTGTGCTACCTCCTCTGCATCAAGAACTTCCCCTCCGATAGCCGCGTCGCGGTGAGCCTGGCCACGAGCTACCTCGGGCTCAGCGCCAAGTTCTACACCACCATGGCTGAGGCCATCCCcaaggcggcgacggcgaggtaCTCCACGACGAAGGTGTACCTCCTCCTCAATGCCATCGTCCCGATGATCGTCACACTCGTGGCGGCGCCGTCCCTCCGGGTGGTCGAGCTCAAGGACCGCAAGAGGACCGAAGCGCCTTTCCTCGCCATGTTCGCGATCACCCTGGCCACTGGAGCCTGCGCCATAGTTGACAGCGTAGGCTACAAGCCCATCGGGGTCTCGTCCAGAGAACACATGGTTAGCTTCTACGTGTTTCTCGCCCTGCCTGTACTGATCCCGGTGGCGCTCAGAGTCAGGGAGAGAGTGGCCAAGATACGGGAGACCAAGTGGGAGAACCGAGTCCACGACCACGACTCCGACGGGCCCGAGACGGCGGTGTCGGTGGTCGAGCTTGAGGCGGAGGACAAGCAGGAGCGGGAGCAGGGGCAGGAGCCCGAACAGAGTGATCAAGAGGAGGTCGGCGGCATCCGCCTGCTGAGGAGAATTGACTTCTGGCTCTACTTCTTCAGCTACATGTTCAGTGGCACGCTGGGTCTGGTCTTCCTCAACAACCTGGGGCAGATCGCCGAGTCCCGAGGACTCGCCGACGCGTCCACTCTGGTCTCCTTGTCGTCCTCGTTTGGCTTCTTCGGTCGCCTCCTTCCCGCCTTCTTGGACTACTACACTGCAAA GAGCGGCTACTCCCTATCAAGAACGGCGTCCATGGCATCGCTGATGGCCCCAATGTCCGTCGCGTTCTTCGTGCTGCTGCACCCGCGAGACATGTTCCTGTACGCCAGCACGGCCGTCGTCGGCACGTGCACGGGCGCCATCACTTCGGTGGCCGTGTCGGCGACGAGCGAGCTGTTCGGCACCAAGAACTTCGGCGTCAACCACAACGTGCTGGTCGCCAACATCCCCCTGGGCTCGCTCTGCTTCGGCTACCTCGCGGCGTTCCTGTACCAGAGGGGCGCGCACGGGAGCAACCGGTGCCTCGGCGCCGCCTGCTACCGGGACACGTTCCTCCTCTGGGGCGCGATGTGCGCTGTGGGCACGGCGCTGTGCACCGTGCTGTACGCGCGGTCGCGCGGCTTCGCCGGGAGGCTACCCCGCTAG